In Candidatus Epulonipiscium viviparus, one DNA window encodes the following:
- a CDS encoding leucine-rich repeat domain-containing protein: MSSKSFPESVHVDAEWVMVDGVDAPLLFERLTGGVLEADEEVTVAVIPERIDGVVVEFIASHSFSRCSRLTLVRIPEGVHTIEVGAFQNCRSLEYASIPNSVEIIEDYAFDNCDKLFNLLLPAQLLNVGYDAFNNCTSLVMPEYDDIEAPEAEWVTISDGALLFDSVSQTVLEVSTSAIAVTIPAEINGVEVIAIGPYAFVGASKLIRAVLSEGICAIADHAFQNCVALESVSFPSSLVAIGHQAFYNCYNLRHLSLPAGIDLGSQAFAYCSNLASIDIASFIFALSVVPSYNSAFYGCTNLSAIYYPGDAAPWLKLEAEIIYNTTAPEIWQSVSGIDGGKVFFDETSGELLAAEDSIVAANFPEHIIGVPITSIAAHTFAENKNLAIVTLSSKLAKIGDYAFAGTSIKSILIPESVTCLSENAFERCASLHTVYYDGNRYQWTKLEMTFPAEIALKYNKADWLEVLGIEGGRVEFSEGTILSVEDSAVVAFLPTSIGDVSVKSIGSYAFAKNKNLFIAALPKGLIEIGEAAFADNENLAIISLSKTIEVIKSRAFAGTNINSISIPESLVSIAGDAFDNCVALEKIYYAGDESKWSQFAVALPDHVDIEYNQLSWSTVLGIEGGGVKVDQEIIMYAEDSVVAAFVPDIINDVAIKTIGASAFLENTNLLLVALPDGLVEIGDFAFDGSVNLSLICLSNTIEKIGIRAFANTKIRTISIPESVISIAADAFEGCLELETIYYAGTKSQWESFEVALPDRVNLVNRNTNYDLVQPAMLA, translated from the coding sequence ATGTCTAGCAAGAGTTTTCCGGAATCGGTACATGTGGATGCTGAATGGGTAATGGTGGACGGGGTGGATGCCCCACTTCTTTTTGAAAGGTTGACAGGCGGAGTATTGGAGGCAGATGAAGAGGTCACTGTTGCGGTAATTCCAGAGCGTATAGATGGGGTGGTCGTAGAATTTATCGCCTCACATTCATTTTCAAGATGCAGTCGGCTGACATTGGTGCGAATACCAGAGGGCGTTCATACGATAGAGGTGGGCGCATTTCAAAATTGCAGATCATTAGAATATGCGAGCATTCCTAATTCTGTCGAAATTATTGAAGATTATGCCTTTGACAATTGCGACAAATTATTTAATTTATTGTTACCTGCACAGTTATTAAACGTTGGCTACGATGCCTTTAACAACTGCACAAGCCTTGTTATGCCTGAATATGATGATATCGAAGCACCGGAGGCGGAGTGGGTGACTATTTCTGATGGAGCATTGCTTTTTGACTCGGTTTCACAAACAGTATTAGAAGTATCCACGAGTGCGATCGCGGTGACTATTCCGGCCGAAATCAATGGAGTAGAAGTTATAGCAATCGGGCCATATGCTTTTGTTGGAGCTAGTAAATTGATTCGCGCTGTTTTATCGGAGGGCATTTGCGCCATTGCCGATCATGCATTCCAAAATTGCGTAGCTCTCGAGAGCGTATCTTTTCCAAGTTCATTGGTAGCCATAGGTCACCAAGCATTTTACAATTGCTATAACTTACGACATCTGTCTTTGCCTGCAGGCATTGATTTGGGAAGCCAGGCTTTTGCGTATTGTAGTAATTTGGCATCAATCGATATTGCGTCATTTATTTTTGCGTTATCTGTGGTACCTTCTTATAATTCAGCTTTCTATGGCTGTACAAATCTTAGCGCAATTTATTATCCTGGAGATGCTGCGCCGTGGCTAAAGCTTGAGGCAGAGATTATTTACAATACTACTGCGCCAGAGATTTGGCAAAGCGTTTCGGGAATAGATGGTGGAAAAGTATTTTTCGATGAGACCAGCGGAGAGCTATTAGCTGCGGAAGATTCGATAGTCGCAGCCAATTTCCCAGAGCATATAATTGGGGTACCGATTACATCTATAGCGGCCCACACTTTTGCTGAAAATAAAAATTTAGCCATTGTGACATTGTCAAGTAAATTGGCAAAAATTGGCGATTATGCCTTTGCGGGCACTAGCATCAAATCAATCCTGATTCCAGAAAGCGTAACCTGCCTTTCCGAAAATGCCTTCGAGCGATGTGCATCATTACATACAGTATACTATGATGGGAATCGATATCAATGGACAAAATTAGAAATGACATTCCCCGCGGAGATCGCTTTAAAATACAACAAAGCAGATTGGCTAGAAGTGCTGGGCATTGAAGGGGGCCGCGTCGAATTTAGCGAAGGAACAATTTTGTCTGTGGAAGACTCGGCGGTGGTAGCGTTTTTGCCTACATCCATAGGCGATGTGTCTGTCAAGAGTATTGGTTCTTATGCATTCGCCAAAAACAAAAATTTGTTTATCGCGGCATTGCCGAAGGGATTAATAGAAATTGGCGAAGCGGCTTTTGCTGATAACGAAAATTTGGCCATAATCAGCTTGTCAAAAACAATAGAAGTTATTAAGTCTCGAGCATTTGCTGGAACTAATATAAATTCTATTTCGATTCCAGAAAGTTTGGTATCAATTGCTGGCGATGCGTTTGACAATTGCGTTGCATTAGAGAAAATCTATTATGCGGGAGACGAGTCTAAATGGAGTCAATTTGCCGTGGCTTTGCCAGATCACGTAGATATAGAATACAATCAGTTAAGCTGGTCGACCGTGTTGGGGATCGAAGGCGGAGGAGTAAAAGTGGATCAGGAAATCATTATGTATGCAGAAGATTCTGTAGTTGCCGCATTTGTGCCAGATATAATAAACGATGTTGCCATTAAAACTATTGGGGCATCGGCTTTCTTGGAAAATACGAATTTATTACTCGTGGCTCTACCAGATGGATTAGTAGAAATTGGAGACTTTGCATTTGATGGTAGCGTAAACTTGTCCCTAATTTGCCTATCCAATACTATAGAAAAAATAGGCATACGGGCATTTGCAAATACTAAAATACGTACAATATCAATACCGGAGAGTGTAATTTCAATTGCAGCAGATGCTTTCGAAGGGTGTTTAGAATTAGAGACAATCTATTACGCGGGCACTAAGTCTCAATGGGAATCGTTTGAAGTGGCGTTGCCAGATCGAGTGAATCTGGTAAACCGCAATACGAATTATGATCTAGTACAACCGGCCATGTTGGCATAA
- a CDS encoding leucine-rich repeat domain-containing protein: MKKRYSYMLVSALLANTNITDNKLTNPITPLSENWLSVDGIDNGQILFDPATGTIIDSTLDITNATIPEMINGIAVKAISEFAFFDCINLTSLSIPEGVISIGDSAFQNCTELTTVILPFSVLTIGNYAFYNCTKLSQIIAPMCLATSGHNAFSYCPILTPVMSSPHVFTYPNQPASYESVNLSSYTNNFAAWAKLGETISAKPELKTPDLSSAKWVALQSGGQVLFDIKAGAILDASTKITAAVIPANLAGVPVRSIADYAFYNCPKLIYASIPAGVTAIGHNAFSYCDKLKGVAIPSTITTLKTDAPHSPFYKTKLTVYYEGTANEWQALEADPTLTVKYQAAISKLDEVALTCANKIKAANNSATDSTAAKTNKSLPMIGDSIAKANKSASDAPKPKLINRLPMMLQPKLINRLPMMLQPKLINRLPMLPVKANNSLPMMLQPKLINRLPMRLHQS; this comes from the coding sequence ATGAAAAAACGATACAGCTACATGTTAGTTAGCGCTCTCTTAGCAAACACTAACATTACAGATAATAAATTGACGAATCCTATTACTCCGTTATCAGAGAACTGGCTCTCCGTAGATGGAATTGACAATGGACAAATTTTATTTGACCCCGCAACTGGCACTATCATCGATTCCACTCTTGATATTACAAACGCTACAATTCCTGAAATGATCAATGGTATCGCTGTGAAGGCCATTTCCGAGTTTGCCTTTTTTGATTGTATAAATTTGACCTCACTATCTATTCCTGAAGGGGTGATCTCTATCGGCGATAGCGCGTTTCAAAACTGCACCGAGTTGACCACTGTAATCCTTCCTTTTTCTGTTTTGACAATAGGAAATTATGCTTTCTATAATTGCACGAAGCTTTCGCAAATTATAGCCCCCATGTGTCTCGCAACCAGTGGTCATAATGCGTTTTCGTATTGCCCCATTCTAACTCCCGTGATGTCTTCTCCACACGTTTTTACATACCCCAACCAGCCCGCATCTTATGAAAGCGTAAATCTTTCATCTTATACTAACAACTTTGCCGCATGGGCCAAGCTGGGAGAAACCATCAGCGCAAAACCCGAACTCAAAACTCCCGATCTATCTTCTGCTAAATGGGTGGCGCTCCAATCTGGTGGACAAGTTTTGTTTGATATAAAGGCTGGGGCCATTCTTGATGCGTCTACAAAAATCACTGCAGCCGTTATTCCCGCAAACCTGGCCGGAGTACCTGTTCGGTCCATTGCCGATTACGCTTTTTATAATTGCCCTAAATTGATATATGCTTCGATCCCAGCTGGCGTTACTGCGATTGGACACAACGCGTTTTCGTATTGCGACAAGCTGAAGGGGGTCGCTATTCCCTCCACTATAACTACATTGAAAACCGACGCACCGCACTCGCCATTTTATAAAACAAAGTTAACAGTGTATTACGAGGGCACCGCGAATGAATGGCAAGCACTCGAGGCCGACCCAACCCTCACCGTCAAGTATCAAGCTGCAATATCGAAGTTAGATGAAGTTGCCCTAACTTGTGCGAACAAAATTAAGGCAGCCAATAATTCTGCTACCGATTCGACTGCAGCCAAAACTAATAAATCGCTTCCGATGATCGGCGATTCTATAGCCAAAGCTAATAAATCGGCTTCCGATGCTCCTAAGCCAAAGCTAATAAATCGACTTCCGATGATGCTTCAGCCAAAGCTAATAAATCGGCTTCCGATGATGCTTCAACCAAAGCTAATAAATCGGCTTCCGATGCTTCCAGTCAAAGCTAATAATTCGCTTCCGATGATGCTTCAGCCAAAGCTAATAAATCGACTTCCGATGCGTCTTCACCAAAGCTAA